The Cytobacillus sp. NJ13 sequence TCGAACAATATGAGAATAATCGTCTGATCCGCCCTCGTGCTGACTATACAGGCCCGGGAATGCAAAAATACGTGCCAGTAGAGCAAAGAGGCCTTTAAAAAGCAGAAACCAGATTAATAGAACTAAAATTACTACTCAGCATTTTACTTTTTATTAAAAAATTGCTGTAATAGAGAGAGCAGGGAAAAGGTTAGGGGCAAATGCCTTCTAACCTTTGATTCTGATATACTGATGCAGTATCGTGCCGCAGACTATATAAATAAAAAGGCTGATGCTCGCACTTTTCAAAATGGAGGGTATAACAATGCAAGGTGAAAAAATAACAGTTACTAATGGTGTATTAAACGTACCAAACAATCCAATCGTTCCTTTTATCGAAGGAGACGGAACAGGTCCTGATATTTGGGCAGCAGCTTCCCGTGTATTGGATGCATCTGTTGAAAAAGCATATAAAGGTGAGCGCAAGCTTGTCTGGAAAGAAGTGTTAGCAGGAGAAAAAGCTTTCAATCAGACTGGTGAGTGGCTTCCTTCTGAAACACTTGATGTGATCAATGAATATCTTATTGCGATTAAAGGACCATTAACAACACCAATCGGCGGCGGCATCCGTTCCCTGAACGTTGCGCTTCGCCAGGAGCTTGACCTATTCGTGTGCCTGCGTCCGGTCCGCTGGTTTGAAGGCGTTCCTTCTCCAGTTAAGCGCCCTCAGGATACTGACATGGTTATTTTCCGTGAAAATACTGAAGATATTTATGCCGGCATTGAGTATGCAAAAGGCTCTGATGAGGTTAAAAAGCTAATTTCATTCCTTCAGGATGAAATGGGCGTTAATAAGATCCGCTTCCCGGAAACTTCAGGCATCGGCATTAAGCCTGTTTCAGAAGAAGGAACCAGCCGCCTTGTACGCGCTGCCATCGAGTATGCAATCAAAGAAGGCCGCAAATCTCTAACACTTGTACATAAAGGCAATATCATGAAATTTACTGAAGGCGCCTTTAAAAATTGGGGTTATGAGCTTGCTGAAAGGGAGTACGGAGAAAAAGTATTCACTTGGGCACAATATGACCGCATTAAAGATGAGCAGGGTGTTGAAGCTGCGAACAAAGCACAGGCAGATGCAGAAGCAGCCGGCAAAATTATCGTTAAAGATGCGATTGCTGATATTTTCCTTCAGCAGATCCTTACCCGTCCAAAAGAGTTTGATGTTGTTGCGACAATGAACTTGAACGGCGATTATATTTCTGACGCACTTGCTGCACAGGTTGGCGGCATTGGTATTGCTCCAGGAGCAAACATCAACTATGAAACTGGACATGCGATCTTCGAAGCAACTCATGGTACAGCTCCAAAGTATGCTGGCCTAGATAAGGTTAACCCTTCTTCTGTTATTCTTTCAGGTGTATTAATGCTTGAACACCTTGGATGGAACGAAGCTGCAAACATGATCGTTAAATCTATGGAAAAATCTATCGCTTCTAAAGTCGTAACATATGATTTTGCCCGTCTAATGGATGGAGCAACTGAAGTGAAATGCTCTGAATTTGCAGACGAATTAATTAAAAACATGGAGTAAGAAAAGCGGAAGCGCCTTGATCAGCCCCGACAGGCATAAGACGAATCACACAGGAAATCCTGATTTCTGGAGTGATTTGGCTTATGACCCGAGGGGCTAGGTGCTGGAGCTAGACAGTTATCGAAGTTCAAAATTTTATACTTTTTTATTTATGAAAAAATCAAAAGCGCCTTTAATAAAAGGCGCTTTTGGCTAATATACTATTTCTGCAGTGTTATTTAGATTGCTTCTTGGGGAAACTTCTGCAGCTGGACAGCTGGCGATTTTTGTAAGTGATGAATGTGTAAAGCTAATAGGATGGCTGTTTAATAAAACAGCCTCTTACATAAGGAATGCAAATTCCTGATACTTTCATTTCCTAAAGGAGGAACTGCTCATGTCATTGAAACGAAAAAAGATTTCTGTAATCGGTGGGGGATTTACTGGTGCAACAACCGCATTTTTGCTTGCCCAAAAGGAACTTGGAGACGTTGTGCTGGTCGATATTCCGCAAATGGAAAATCCGACAAAGGGAAAAGCTCTTGATATGCTTGAAGCAAGTCCTGTTCAAGGATTCGATGCGAACATCACGGGTACTTCAAGCTATGAAGATACAAAGGACTCTGACATTGTCGTTATTACAGCAGGCATTGCACGGAAGCCAGGCATGAGCCGGGACGACCTTGTGCAGACGAATCAGAAGATTATGAAAAGTGTAGCTCAGGAGATTGTAAAACATTCCCCAAATAGCTATATTGTTGTTCTGACAAATCCAGTCGATGCGATGACCTATACAGTCTTCAAAGAATCAGGATTCCCCAAAAACCGTGTAATTGGCCAATCAGGCGTTCTTGATTCAGCGCGATTCCGCACATTTGTGGCACAGGAACTGAATTTGTCTGTTAAAGACATTACAGGATTCGTACTTGGCGGACACGGTGATGACATGGTTCCGCTAGTCCGCTATTCATATGCAGGCGGCATTCCTTTGGAAACATTAATTTCAAAAGATCGTCTTGATGCCATTGTTGAGCGCACACGTAAAGGCGGCGGGGAGATCGTCAACTTATTAGGCAACGGAAGTGCATACTATGCACCAGCTGCTTCCCTTGTGGAAATGTGTGAAGCTATCCTTAAAGATCAGCGGCGTGTACTGCCTTCCATTGCTTACCTTGAAGGAGAATATGGCTACGAAGGAATCTATCTGGGTGTGCCTGCAATCCTTGGAGCAAACGGAATTGAAAAAGTAATAGAACTTGAACTGACAAGCGAGGAAAAAGCTGCCCTCGATAAATCGGCAGATTCAGTTCGCAAGGTAATGGAAGTTTTAGCGTACTAAGGAAAGATGGCTAGTTTTTTCCCTGCAGCTGTCTCAGTTTAATCGCTGAGTTGATTGGAGCGGAGGTCACTTGATCCTCGAAAATGCTATCGCATTTCCTTCGTGCGGTGTTGATTCAAGGGAGATTATTCAATGTCCTGCGGGAGCTGCGGGACAGGTGAGACCCCACAGGCGCAAAGCGCCGAGGAGGCTCACCGCCCGCCCCGCGGAAAGCAAGTGACCGCAGCGGAAATCAACGTGCAGAATTCTTAAGCTAATCAATAACTTCGGAAAATAAATAGTAAAAAATTCGGGGGCGACTCTCCGAATTTTTTTACTGGAAGCCCTTTTGGGAAATAGTATAAAATGATATCATATAAAAAATAGACTGAATAATTTAAAATATTTAACAGTCTATTTTTTACAGCAACTATGTAAACGGTTACAATACTTGGAGGTGCTTAGATATGCTGCTTGGAAAGAAAAGAAAACTGGGAAGAACCATTGATGAAATATCTGTTGGCGAAAAATTGACGCTTACAGAAAAAATAGAAGATAAGGACCTATTGCTGTACCTGGGCTTAACGAACGATGCAAACCCTTTATATATCCAGCATGATTATGCCTCACAAACACCTTATAAAAAACCGATTGTACCAAGTGTTATGCTGAATGGCATCATTAACTCTGCCATATCAAAATATTTGCCGGGGCCGGGAAGCCATGTTTTAAAGCAGGAGATTGAGTATGTGAAGCCTGTCTATCATTATGGCACCGTTCAATTTTTATTTGAGGTAACAGAAGTGAACACCTCAAGTCATACCGTACAAATTAAGGTACAGGGAACAAATGAAGAGGAGCAGACGGTTATTAACGGACAGCTCCTTATATGCCCGCCATACAAGCCACAGCCAATGGATGGGAATGCTCTGGATAATTTCTGATAGCAAAAAGATGTGCAGCAAACGCACATCTTTTTTTTATGAAATCCAGTCCTATCCAACAATTGATCCGAAAAAAATTCATGAAATATAATATAATATAGGTATATGGCAAATAGGGGTTTGAAAGGCAGGAGGGATACCTGCTTTTATAAAAATTGCTGACACTCCAATGGTGCTGTTTCAGCCGAGGTTTCAAACAGGGGTAATTCATTCACTCGGAGGATCGTATGGATAAGAAAATTCTAGTTGTAGATGACGAACAATCTATCGTAACTTTACTTCAGTATAACCTGCAGCAGGCGGGCTATGAAGTGATCACAGCCATGGATGGCCAGGAGGGAAAAGATCTGGCCATTTCTGAAAAGCCGGATCTTATTGTACTTGATCTTATGCTTCCAAAGCTTGATGGAATTGAAGTATGCAAACAGCTTAGACAGCAGAAAATTGCGACACCTATTTTAATGCTGACTGCCAAGGATGATGAATTTGATAAGGTTCTTGGCCTTGAATTGGGTGCGGATGATTACATGACAAAACCTTTCAGCCCCCGGGAAGTGGTTGCCAGAGTTAAAGCCATCTTAAGGAGAACTCAATATGTGCCTGAGGCTGCTGAGGAGAAAACGGAAGAAGGAGATTCTTTTAGGATTGGCGGCCTGAAGATATTTCCGCAGCATTATGAAGCTTATTTTGAAGATGAACTTCTTGAATTAACACCGAAGGAATTTGAATTGCTATTATATCTTGCCAAGAATAAGAGCCGTGTTCTTACAAGGGATCAGCTTCTTAGCGCAGTCTGGAATTATGATTTTGCGGGAGACACAAGAATCGTTGATGTACATATTAGCCATTTAAGAGAGAAGATTGAAACCAACACTAAAAAACCTGTATATATAAAGACCATTCGCGGACTGGGCTACAAATTGGAGGAGCCTAAAGGAGAATGAACACGTTTCGCACCCGCCTGCTATTCGCATTGCTCACTTTAATTCTGGTTGTTTTAATTGCGTTAGGTCTTCTTTTAGGCCAGCTTTTTAAAAGCTATTATTTAAATACATTTGATGCCCGTCTGCAAAAAGAGTCTGAACTGGCATCGAGCTATGTTGAGGGCAACGGAGGCATTGGCTCCCTTAGTATTGATAAAGTCAATGAGTTCGGAGAGATTCTTGATTTGCGAGTAACTGCTACTGATAGCAAGGGCAGAATATTAATGGACAGCAGCGTCAAAAGCGAGACAACAAAAAGCAGGCATCAGGAAATTATATTAGAAGTCTTAGAAAAGGAATCTGCAAATGAATCAGGATTGGAAGTGGGCGGAGGGTTTAATCTGCACTATTATTGGCAGCCTGTCATGATAAATGGCGAGAAGGAAGGCTATATCTTCTTAAGCACAAAGATGGCTGAATTCCAAAAGGCTTATCAGCAGATTTGGTGGATTTTGACTATCAGCATGGGGGTTTCCTTATTTGTGATTATTCTGCTTGGATCAAGAATTACGGCACGATATACAAAGCCTATCGAGTCAGCCACAAAGGTTGCGATTGAACTTACAAAGGGAAACTACCGGGCAAGAACATATGAAGATCAGGAAGACGAAACAGGTATGCTGAGTAAATCTATCAATGTATTGGCGAGGAATCTTCAGGAAATGGTGAAGTCCCAGGAAATGCAGCAGGACCGGCTTGGAGCTCTCATTGAAAACATGGGAAGCGGCCTGATTCTTATTGACAGCAGAGGCTATATTAATTTAATGAACCGGCCATACAAAGAGGTTTTCAATGTAAATCCTTCCGAATACCTATACAAACTCTATTATGAAGTGATTGAGCACAAAGGTATTACCGAAATGGTCGAAGAAATTTTCATGACTGAGCAGAAAGTAAAAAAGCAGCTTATAATTCCCGTCAATATCGAAAGACGTTACTTTGAAGTATATGGAGTCCCGATTATTGGCACGAATGACGAATGGAAAGGGATTTTGCTTGTTTTTCATGATATTACAGAACTGAAGAAGCTTGAGCAGATGAGGAAGGATTTTGTAGCGAATGTTTCCCATGAATTGAAAACACCTATAACTTCTATAAAGGGTTTCTCGGAAACTCTTTTGGATGGTGCGATGGAAAACAAACAGGCTCTGAATGATTTCCTCAGTATCATCCTGAAGGAAAGTGATCGTCTCCAATCTCTTATTCAGGAGTTGCTGGATCTATCGAAAATCGAAAAGCAAGGATTCAGTCTATCCATTCAGCAGCTGGATTTGACTGATGTGCTCGAAGATGTGATGGCCATCATGAAGGGGAAAGCTGCAGAAAAGGAAATTGTTTTTGAATATCAGAGAGATGAAAAACCGGTATATATCGAAGCTGATGTTCACCGGCTTAAGCAGGTGTTTATAAATATCATATCAAATGCAATTTCTTATACGCCGAATAAGGGGATCATCTATATTTCGGCGGCAAAGACCGGCAGCACAGTTTTGACTGAAATAAGGGATACGGGGATTGGAATTGAAGCCAGTGAAATTCCTCGTATTTTTGAACGTTTTTATCGGGTGGATAAAGCCAGAAGCAGGAATTCCGGCGGTACAGGACTGGGCCTTGCAATCGTAAAACATCTGGTTGAAGCACATAAAGGATCCATCTCAGTAAAAAGTGAGGTCGGCAAAGGCACCTCCTTTATAATTGAACTTCCTAAAATGAATAATGAAAAAAATGGGTGAAGTGGCAGGATTAACTTTACATTATTTTTACAGCAGATTTATGTACCCTTTACATTCCGCTGATAAAATCATAATTGTTAAACCCCTTCATCCAAGGAGCCATAGAAAAAGGTGAAAGCTGACCCCGCTTTCGCCTTTTTCATTTTTGATTTTCTTTCTTTTTTAACTTTTGTCATATTTTTGAAACCTTTACGTAAATAAATCGTATGAAAAGTTATAGGAAGCGCTAGGGAAGGGGAGAGAGGAATGGTCAGCTTAAAGCGAATTTATACAATCGCAGGGCTAATTCTGGCAATTGTTATTTTAAGTATAGTTGCCTTTACAACATGGTACACCGTCGATGAATCGGATCAGGCAGTCATTTTAACATTTGGTAAAGTAGAGGAAGGCATTACGGAGCCGGGACTTCATTTCAAATTGCCATGGCCTGTCCAAAGCGTGGAGAAGCTTTCAAAAGAAACTTTTTCCCTGCAGTTTGGATATGAAGAAAAAGACGGAGAAATAAAGGATTTTCCTGATGAGACAAAGATGATAACCGGTGATGAAAATATCGTTCTGGCAGATCTAGTTGTACAGTGGAAAATTACGGATCCGGAAAAATATCTTTATAATGCTGAAGATCCAGAAGAAATTCTATATGATGCTACTTCCTCATCCTTAAGAAGTATTATAGGAGGATCTAAAATTGA is a genomic window containing:
- the icd gene encoding NADP-dependent isocitrate dehydrogenase, giving the protein MQGEKITVTNGVLNVPNNPIVPFIEGDGTGPDIWAAASRVLDASVEKAYKGERKLVWKEVLAGEKAFNQTGEWLPSETLDVINEYLIAIKGPLTTPIGGGIRSLNVALRQELDLFVCLRPVRWFEGVPSPVKRPQDTDMVIFRENTEDIYAGIEYAKGSDEVKKLISFLQDEMGVNKIRFPETSGIGIKPVSEEGTSRLVRAAIEYAIKEGRKSLTLVHKGNIMKFTEGAFKNWGYELAEREYGEKVFTWAQYDRIKDEQGVEAANKAQADAEAAGKIIVKDAIADIFLQQILTRPKEFDVVATMNLNGDYISDALAAQVGGIGIAPGANINYETGHAIFEATHGTAPKYAGLDKVNPSSVILSGVLMLEHLGWNEAANMIVKSMEKSIASKVVTYDFARLMDGATEVKCSEFADELIKNME
- the mdh gene encoding malate dehydrogenase, producing the protein MSLKRKKISVIGGGFTGATTAFLLAQKELGDVVLVDIPQMENPTKGKALDMLEASPVQGFDANITGTSSYEDTKDSDIVVITAGIARKPGMSRDDLVQTNQKIMKSVAQEIVKHSPNSYIVVLTNPVDAMTYTVFKESGFPKNRVIGQSGVLDSARFRTFVAQELNLSVKDITGFVLGGHGDDMVPLVRYSYAGGIPLETLISKDRLDAIVERTRKGGGEIVNLLGNGSAYYAPAASLVEMCEAILKDQRRVLPSIAYLEGEYGYEGIYLGVPAILGANGIEKVIELELTSEEKAALDKSADSVRKVMEVLAY
- a CDS encoding MaoC/PaaZ C-terminal domain-containing protein; its protein translation is MLLGKKRKLGRTIDEISVGEKLTLTEKIEDKDLLLYLGLTNDANPLYIQHDYASQTPYKKPIVPSVMLNGIINSAISKYLPGPGSHVLKQEIEYVKPVYHYGTVQFLFEVTEVNTSSHTVQIKVQGTNEEEQTVINGQLLICPPYKPQPMDGNALDNF
- a CDS encoding response regulator transcription factor, coding for MDKKILVVDDEQSIVTLLQYNLQQAGYEVITAMDGQEGKDLAISEKPDLIVLDLMLPKLDGIEVCKQLRQQKIATPILMLTAKDDEFDKVLGLELGADDYMTKPFSPREVVARVKAILRRTQYVPEAAEEKTEEGDSFRIGGLKIFPQHYEAYFEDELLELTPKEFELLLYLAKNKSRVLTRDQLLSAVWNYDFAGDTRIVDVHISHLREKIETNTKKPVYIKTIRGLGYKLEEPKGE
- a CDS encoding ATP-binding protein; this translates as MNTFRTRLLFALLTLILVVLIALGLLLGQLFKSYYLNTFDARLQKESELASSYVEGNGGIGSLSIDKVNEFGEILDLRVTATDSKGRILMDSSVKSETTKSRHQEIILEVLEKESANESGLEVGGGFNLHYYWQPVMINGEKEGYIFLSTKMAEFQKAYQQIWWILTISMGVSLFVIILLGSRITARYTKPIESATKVAIELTKGNYRARTYEDQEDETGMLSKSINVLARNLQEMVKSQEMQQDRLGALIENMGSGLILIDSRGYINLMNRPYKEVFNVNPSEYLYKLYYEVIEHKGITEMVEEIFMTEQKVKKQLIIPVNIERRYFEVYGVPIIGTNDEWKGILLVFHDITELKKLEQMRKDFVANVSHELKTPITSIKGFSETLLDGAMENKQALNDFLSIILKESDRLQSLIQELLDLSKIEKQGFSLSIQQLDLTDVLEDVMAIMKGKAAEKEIVFEYQRDEKPVYIEADVHRLKQVFINIISNAISYTPNKGIIYISAAKTGSTVLTEIRDTGIGIEASEIPRIFERFYRVDKARSRNSGGTGLGLAIVKHLVEAHKGSISVKSEVGKGTSFIIELPKMNNEKNG